The nucleotide window CCCCGATTTCAACACAAATTTCATATTCCGGCCCCACTTAATCATTCATCCGGCCGGGATGCACACATTCATCACAGGTAGACATGGAAAACGACACCAAAAACACTGAACACGAGGAAACCCAGGCCGAGACCGGCCTGCCGGCGATCACCATCGACACGCTGCCCGGCAGCATGCGCCAGGCATGTGAACGGGCCGGTTGGGACAAGCTCATGCCGGTCCAGGAGCGGGCGATGCCGTATCTGCTCAAGGGCCAGGACGTCATGGTCCAGGCGCGTACCGGCTCCGGCAAGACCGGCGCCTTCGTGCTCCCGCTGATCGAAAAACTCGACCCGCGCAGCTCCAAGTGCCAGGCCCTGGTCATGGTCCCCACCCGGGAACTCGCCCAGCAGGTGGCGCAGGATGCCCTCACCCTGGCAGGCGACGACTCCATCAAGGTGGTCTCCGTCTACGGCGGCGTGGGCTACAAGCAGCAGCTCGACGCCTTCCGCGACGGCGTCCAGCTGGTGGTCGGCACCCCCGGCCGCATCCTGGACCACCTCATGCGCCGCAACCTGGTGCTCGACGACCTCAAGGTCCTCATCTTCGACGAGGCGGACCGCATGCTGTCCGTGGGCTTCTATCCGGACATGGTGGAAGTGAAGCGGTACCTGCCGCGCAAACTGGCCGGCTCGTTCATGTTCTCGGCCACCTTCCCCCCGAGCGTGCTGCGACTGGCCGAAGAGTTCATGTACCAGCCCAAATTCCTGAGCCTCTCCTCCGACGAGAACGACATCTCGGCCATTGCCCACCAGTTCGTGGAGGTCCCGGCCATGGGCAAGGAGCGCAAGCTCATCAAGCTCATCGAGTTGGAGAACCCGTCGTCCGCCCTCATTTTCTGCAACACCAAACGCAACGTGGAATTCACCGCCGCCCTGCTCTCCCAGTTCGGGTTCGACGCCGAGGGACTGACCTCGGACCTCAACCAGAACAAGCGCGAAAAGCTCATGGCCCAGGCCAAGGAGGGCAAGCTCCGCTTCCTGGTGGCCACGGACGTCGCCGCACGCGGCATCGATATCCCGGAACTCTCCCACGTGTTCATGATGGAACCGCCCGAGGACCCGGAGTCCTACGTGCACCGCGCGGGCCGCACCGGTCGCGCCGGAGCCTCCGGCACGGCCATCACCATGGTGGACGTCATCCAGAAGATGGAACTGGAACGCATCGCCGCCCGGTTCAAGATCAGCTTCGAGGAGATCAAGGACCCGACCGACGAGGACGTGACCGCCATCATCGAGGAACGGATGACCGCCATCCTGGAGAAACAGTTCCGCAAGCTGACCAACATCCAGAAGGAGCGCGTGGCCCGGTTCCTGCCCCTGGCCCGAAAATACGGCGAGGACCAGGACACCCTGGCCCTGGTCGCCATGCTCCTGGACGAGATTTACCAGCCCACCCTGCACGGCAAGCCCGCCGAACCCGAATCCAAGCCCGACTCCAAACGCCGGGAACAC belongs to Pseudodesulfovibrio portus and includes:
- a CDS encoding DEAD/DEAH box helicase: MENDTKNTEHEETQAETGLPAITIDTLPGSMRQACERAGWDKLMPVQERAMPYLLKGQDVMVQARTGSGKTGAFVLPLIEKLDPRSSKCQALVMVPTRELAQQVAQDALTLAGDDSIKVVSVYGGVGYKQQLDAFRDGVQLVVGTPGRILDHLMRRNLVLDDLKVLIFDEADRMLSVGFYPDMVEVKRYLPRKLAGSFMFSATFPPSVLRLAEEFMYQPKFLSLSSDENDISAIAHQFVEVPAMGKERKLIKLIELENPSSALIFCNTKRNVEFTAALLSQFGFDAEGLTSDLNQNKREKLMAQAKEGKLRFLVATDVAARGIDIPELSHVFMMEPPEDPESYVHRAGRTGRAGASGTAITMVDVIQKMELERIAARFKISFEEIKDPTDEDVTAIIEERMTAILEKQFRKLTNIQKERVARFLPLARKYGEDQDTLALVAMLLDEIYQPTLHGKPAEPESKPDSKRREHTSGDRKPDRKAREPRDSRPAREPREPREPKAPREPREPREAKPAREPREPREPRAAKPPREPREPREPREPRDRRSEPKPETKPEAKLAREPRDEQAKQDGDKPRPRPRRRRRRRKPSGS